The proteins below are encoded in one region of Dioscorea cayenensis subsp. rotundata cultivar TDr96_F1 chromosome 18, TDr96_F1_v2_PseudoChromosome.rev07_lg8_w22 25.fasta, whole genome shotgun sequence:
- the LOC120282579 gene encoding uncharacterized protein LOC120282579 isoform X1, with amino-acid sequence MRRKEADEDTTSFTNGKVSRKGITKKCSICGTSGHNKRYHGVQGNNQHATGRADATSNASVDIGNHQDPTGIIDPQVLEEHFLELDMMRGNSEGRDPLAPENVTDEPVSQVVQIHVESLPIPSNILPYPITIENTSIVAISQNLPTPSTTVGTSLKRQKIIARRGNRLNLSKSQARKQLPIRPPVFRQQELEKDAEDRSKLGGNEKKKRKAWLPPGLGGCSGSACAHGRLP; translated from the exons ATGAGGAGGAAGGAGGCAGATGAGGACACTACTAGCTTTACAAATGGAAAAGTTAGCAGAAAAGGTATTACTAAAAAGTGCAGCATCTGTGGAACTTCGGGGCACAACAAAAGATACCATGGGGTGCAG GGAAACAATCAGCATGCAACTGGGAGAGCAGATGCAACATCAAATGCTAGTGTT GATATTGGCAATCATCAGGACCCCACTGGTATAATCGATCCTCAAGTGTTAGAAGAGCACTTCTTAGAG CTTGATATGATGAGGGGAAATAGTGAGGGCAGAGATCCACTTGCTCCTGAAAATGTTACTGATGAACCAGTTTCACAG GTGGTTCAAATACATGTGGAGTCCCTTCCCATACCATCAAATATACTACCTTATCCTATTACTATTGAAAATACTTCAATTGTAGCAATTTCACAG AATCTCCCCACACCATCAACTACGGTTGGTACAAGCTTGAAGAGGCAAAAAATCATTGCAAGAAGGGGAAACAGGCTAAACCTATCAAAAAGCCAAGCAAGAAAGCAACTCCCTATTAGACCCCCTGTGTTTAGACAACAAGAACTGGAGAAAGATGCTGAAGATAGGAGCAAGCTAGGtggtaatgaaaaaaaaaaaagaaaggccTGGCTCCCACCAGGTCTTGGAGGTTGTAGTGGATCTGCATGTGCACATGGAAGACTTCCTTAA
- the LOC120282579 gene encoding uncharacterized protein LOC120282579 isoform X2, translated as MGCRETISMQLGEQMQHQMLVFALQDIGNHQDPTGIIDPQVLEEHFLELDMMRGNSEGRDPLAPENVTDEPVSQVVQIHVESLPIPSNILPYPITIENTSIVAISQNLPTPSTTVGTSLKRQKIIARRGNRLNLSKSQARKQLPIRPPVFRQQELEKDAEDRSKLGGNEKKKRKAWLPPGLGGCSGSACAHGRLP; from the exons ATGGGGTGCAG GGAAACAATCAGCATGCAACTGGGAGAGCAGATGCAACATCAAATGCTAGTGTT TGCTCTGCAGGATATTGGCAATCATCAGGACCCCACTGGTATAATCGATCCTCAAGTGTTAGAAGAGCACTTCTTAGAG CTTGATATGATGAGGGGAAATAGTGAGGGCAGAGATCCACTTGCTCCTGAAAATGTTACTGATGAACCAGTTTCACAG GTGGTTCAAATACATGTGGAGTCCCTTCCCATACCATCAAATATACTACCTTATCCTATTACTATTGAAAATACTTCAATTGTAGCAATTTCACAG AATCTCCCCACACCATCAACTACGGTTGGTACAAGCTTGAAGAGGCAAAAAATCATTGCAAGAAGGGGAAACAGGCTAAACCTATCAAAAAGCCAAGCAAGAAAGCAACTCCCTATTAGACCCCCTGTGTTTAGACAACAAGAACTGGAGAAAGATGCTGAAGATAGGAGCAAGCTAGGtggtaatgaaaaaaaaaaaagaaaggccTGGCTCCCACCAGGTCTTGGAGGTTGTAGTGGATCTGCATGTGCACATGGAAGACTTCCTTAA